In Alosa sapidissima isolate fAloSap1 chromosome 11, fAloSap1.pri, whole genome shotgun sequence, a single window of DNA contains:
- the cib2 gene encoding calcium and integrin-binding family member 2 isoform X2, whose protein sequence is MGNKQTIFTDEQLDAYQDCTFFTRKEILRLHGRYHELAPHLVPLDYTNDPDVKVPLPLIVNMPELKENPFRDQIVQAFSEDGLGNLSFNDFVDMFSVLSEMAPRELKAIYAFKVYDFNVDNFICKEDLEKTLNKLTKEDLTPEEVSLVCEKSIEEADLDGDNKLSFADFENMISRAPDFLSTFHIRI, encoded by the exons ATGGGTAATAAGCAAACGATATTTACTGATGAACAGCTAGATGCTTACCAG GACTGCACATTCTTCACACGTAAGGAAATACTTCG GCTCCATGGCAGATACCATGAGCTGGCTCCACATCTAGTGCCCTTGGACTACACCAATGATCCAGACGTGAAAGTTCCTTTACCCCTAATAGTCAACATGCCAGAGTTAAAG GAAAACCCATTCAGGGACCAGATAGTACAGGCCTTCTCTGAGGATGGCCTGGGGAACCTCAGCTTCAACGACTTTGTGGACATGTTCTCAGTGCTCAGTGAAATGGCTCCTCGAGAGCTGAAGGCCATTTATGCTTTTAAAGTCTACG ATTTCAATGTGGACAACTTCATCTGTAAGGAGGACTTGGAGAAGACACTGAACAAGCTGACGAAGGAGGATTTGACACCTGAGGAGGTCAGCCTGGTATGCGAGAAGTCCATTGAGGAAGCCGACCTGGATGGAGACAACAAGCTGTCCTTCGCCGACTTTGAGAACATGATCTCAAGGGCTCCTGATTTTTTAAG CACCTTTCATATAAGAATCTAA
- the cib2 gene encoding calcium and integrin-binding family member 2 isoform X3 translates to MDCTFFTRKEILRLHGRYHELAPHLVPLDYTNDPDVKVPLPLIVNMPELKENPFRDQIVQAFSEDGLGNLSFNDFVDMFSVLSEMAPRELKAIYAFKVYDFNVDNFICKEDLEKTLNKLTKEDLTPEEVSLVCEKSIEEADLDGDNKLSFADFENMISRAPDFLRTPIAPALGTEPP, encoded by the exons GACTGCACATTCTTCACACGTAAGGAAATACTTCG GCTCCATGGCAGATACCATGAGCTGGCTCCACATCTAGTGCCCTTGGACTACACCAATGATCCAGACGTGAAAGTTCCTTTACCCCTAATAGTCAACATGCCAGAGTTAAAG GAAAACCCATTCAGGGACCAGATAGTACAGGCCTTCTCTGAGGATGGCCTGGGGAACCTCAGCTTCAACGACTTTGTGGACATGTTCTCAGTGCTCAGTGAAATGGCTCCTCGAGAGCTGAAGGCCATTTATGCTTTTAAAGTCTACG ATTTCAATGTGGACAACTTCATCTGTAAGGAGGACTTGGAGAAGACACTGAACAAGCTGACGAAGGAGGATTTGACACCTGAGGAGGTCAGCCTGGTATGCGAGAAGTCCATTGAGGAAGCCGACCTGGATGGAGACAACAAGCTGTCCTTCGCCGACTTTGAGAACATGATCTCAAGGGCTCCTGATTTTTTAAG AACTCCCATAGCCCCTGCTCTTGGAACAGAACCCCCATAG
- the lrrc61 gene encoding leucine-rich repeat-containing protein 61 isoform X2 — MESKKDNQEPDYTKITAVLLKSRTGEFDVESILFLKLKSLGICDLGCIGECLNLERLDLSGNNITNLAPLASLRLLIVLNVAANRISNIEPLSGCESLQSLNVAGNLIPSNDNLLCLKSLKKLESIRLKDNTYNYSNPVCKNPSYRNILLEMFPNIKVLDGERVVGRGSDLYQLCKDIDDTIKAGMYKNGQLPEMPDCKPWVEDGYWEIKRSNNAIVEEAYKQFNDVLHECRLLNNRAAVVISQTERTLGGKNQPKQ; from the exons ATGGAATCAAAGAAAGATAACCAAG AGCCAGACTACACCAAGATCACAGCAGTGCTGCTGAAATCAAGGACTGGTGAATTTGATGTGGAATCCATTCTATTTCTCAAACTAAAAAGTCTCG GAATATGTGATCTGGGATGCATCGGAGAATGTTTAAACCTTGAGAGGCTTGATCTCTCTGGAAATAATATCACAAATTTAGCTCCTCTGGCGTCACTTCGTCTTCTTATTGTTCTTAATGTAGCAGCAAATCGAATTTCCAATATAG AACCCCTCTCCGGCTGTGAAAGTTTACAGAGTCTTAATGTGGCTGGTAACCTCATACCCAG TAATGACAACCTCCTATGCCTTAAGTCCCTAAAAAAGCTGGAGAGTATTCGACTGAAAGATAACACTTATAATTACTCCAATCCAG TCTGCAAAAACCCATCGTATCGGAATATACTTCTGGAAATGTTCCCAAACATCAAAGTGCTTGATG GCGAAAGAGTGGTTGGACGTGGAAGTGACTTATATCAACTATGCAAAGATATTGATGACACCATAAAAG CTGGTATGTATAAAAATGGCCAGCTGCCAGAGATGCCTGACTGCAAGCCGTGGGTCGAAGATGGCTACTGGGAGATAAAAAGATCAAACAACGCTATAGTGGAAGAGGCCTACAAGCAGTTTAATG ATGTTCTTCATGAATGCAGGCTTCTAAACAACAGAGCAGCTGTTGTCATCTCCCAGACAGAGAGGACTTTAGGCGGAAAAAATCAACCAAAGCA
- the cib2 gene encoding calcium and integrin-binding family member 2 isoform X1, with product MGNKQTIFTDEQLDAYQDCTFFTRKEILRLHGRYHELAPHLVPLDYTNDPDVKVPLPLIVNMPELKENPFRDQIVQAFSEDGLGNLSFNDFVDMFSVLSEMAPRELKAIYAFKVYDFNVDNFICKEDLEKTLNKLTKEDLTPEEVSLVCEKSIEEADLDGDNKLSFADFENMISRAPDFLRTPIAPALGTEPP from the exons ATGGGTAATAAGCAAACGATATTTACTGATGAACAGCTAGATGCTTACCAG GACTGCACATTCTTCACACGTAAGGAAATACTTCG GCTCCATGGCAGATACCATGAGCTGGCTCCACATCTAGTGCCCTTGGACTACACCAATGATCCAGACGTGAAAGTTCCTTTACCCCTAATAGTCAACATGCCAGAGTTAAAG GAAAACCCATTCAGGGACCAGATAGTACAGGCCTTCTCTGAGGATGGCCTGGGGAACCTCAGCTTCAACGACTTTGTGGACATGTTCTCAGTGCTCAGTGAAATGGCTCCTCGAGAGCTGAAGGCCATTTATGCTTTTAAAGTCTACG ATTTCAATGTGGACAACTTCATCTGTAAGGAGGACTTGGAGAAGACACTGAACAAGCTGACGAAGGAGGATTTGACACCTGAGGAGGTCAGCCTGGTATGCGAGAAGTCCATTGAGGAAGCCGACCTGGATGGAGACAACAAGCTGTCCTTCGCCGACTTTGAGAACATGATCTCAAGGGCTCCTGATTTTTTAAG AACTCCCATAGCCCCTGCTCTTGGAACAGAACCCCCATAG
- the sh2d7 gene encoding SH2 domain-containing protein 7, which produces MRLRSKHSQQSSPTDTPWYFGIGSRPLKSGSPHSYLPVKRSMNPVWPKAHRFHTRLMFRLKDRMKMEKGRGAEGEVAGGEGTLRELALKWFTETQAPLILHEGNFPAWFQGFITRKDAEDHLRDKELGCFLIRLSDKAVGYILSYKGRDRCRHFVINQNKTGQFIVTGDTEMHNTLTSLVEYYQQSPIEPFGEYLTRSCFQSSSEELYDVIQNDSKKKTGVSVQAMKSMWDQRSLSSTDGESLPALPPKSNRRERPQPASQALPPVPRRGLPSKTASLEGPSPSQEPDRVLYARLEQPRATEREQPPPRTRRGSHSQRSPGTLEDERRAGTPHRGAWANASPTSSAATAAAAGPGVVYTELSLMECRSRSLPLLDEAGADSHSYRLGVPSTSPPSVSPGQPRRAGHTLSLLDTRPAGRPLPSSNSLEKLNGPQLYHLAGRRPSSGGSHRMAELDDRAQESDTTYAEVPHDSIPRRFMHNTYEQIPEHKAQAWEEDQRTLGNTYESLEDLRTNAASKGDKWRWPFPDHWKK; this is translated from the exons ATGAGACTCAGGTCAAAACACTCCCAGCAGAGCTCCCCAACAG ACACTCCATGGTACTTTGGGATTGGTTCTAGACCGCTGAAGTCCGGTTCTCCCCACAGCTACCTCCCAGTGAAGAGATCGATGAATCCTGTGTGGCCCAAAGCGCATCGCTTCCACACCCGTCTAATGTTTCGCCTCAAG GATCGGATGAAGATGGAGAAGGGCCGGGGAGCGGAGGGGGAGGTCGCGGGCGGCGAGGGCACACTGCGGGAGCTCGCCCTGAAGTGGTTCACCGAGACCCAGGCGCCGCTCATCCTCCATGAGGGCAACTTCCCTGCATGGTTCCAGGGATTCATCACCAGAAA GGATGCAGAGGATCATTTGAGAGATAAGGAGCTCGGCTGTTTCCTCATCCGACTCAGCGACAAAGCAGTTGGCTACATCCTCTCCTACAA GGGTCGAGACCGCTGCCGCCACTTTGTCATCAACCAAAACAAAACGGGCCAGTTCATTGTAACGGGGGACACGGAGATGCACAACACTCTAACCAGCCTGGTGGAGTACTACCAACAGAGTCCCATCGAGCCCTTTGGAGAGTACCTTACCCGCTCCTGCTTTCAG TCCTCCAGTGAGGAGCTGTATGACGTGATCCAGAACGACTCGAAGAAGAAGACAGGGGTTAGTGTGCAGGCCATGAAGAGCATGTGGGATCAGCGCAGTCTGAGTTCAACTGACGGAGAGAGCCTGCCTGCCTTACCCCCGAAGAGCAACCGCAGAGAGAGACCACAGCCTGCCTCACAG GCTTTGCCTCCCGTGCCAAGAAGAGGCCTCCCCTCAAAGACAGCGTCTCTGGAGGGCCCCAGCCCCTCTCAGGAGCCGGACAGGGTCCTGTACGCACGTCTGGAGCAGCCGCGAGCCACCGAGAGAGAGCAGCCGCCCCCTCGCACCCGCCGGGGGTCACATTCACAGAGGTCGCCGGGGACCCTGGAGGACGAGCGCAGAGCAGGGACTCCTCATAGGGGAGCGTGGGCGAACGCCAGCCCCACCTCCAGtgccgccactgctgctgccgctgggcCCGGTGTCGTGTACACAGAGCTCAGTCTCATGGAGTGCCGCAGCCGCTCCCTGCCGCTGCTGGATGAGGCGGGAGCAGATAGCCACTCCTACCGGCTGGGCGTGCCATCTACCAGCCCGCCCAGTGTGTCCCCGGGTCAGCCGCGCCGCGCCGGGCACACCCTCTCGCTCCTGGACACGAGGCCCGCGGGCCGGCCGTTGCCCAGCAGCAACAGCCTGGAAAAGCTGAATGGACCCCAGCTGTATCATCTGGCTGGGAGACGTCCAAGCAGCGGAGGCAGTCACAGGATGGCAGAGCTGGACGACAGGGCACAGGAGAGCGATACAACATATGCAGAGGTGCCCCATGATTCCATCCCCAGACGCTTCATGCACAACACGTATGAGCAGATCCCCGAGCACAAGGCTCAGGCCTGGGAAGAGGACCAACGAACTCTGGGAAACACATATGAGTCCCTGGAGGACCTGAGGACCAACGCTGCTTCAAAG GGTGATAAATGGAGATGGCCATTTCCGGACCACTGGAAGAAATAG
- the lrrc61 gene encoding leucine-rich repeat-containing protein 61 isoform X1: protein MESKKDNQEPDYTKITAVLLKSRTGEFDVESILFLKLKSLGICDLGCIGECLNLERLDLSGNNITNLAPLASLRLLIVLNVAANRISNIEPLSGCESLQSLNVAGNLIPSNDNLLCLKSLKKLESIRLKDNTYNYSNPVCKNPSYRNILLEMFPNIKVLDGERVVGRGSDLYQLCKDIDDTIKAGMYKNGQLPEMPDCKPWVEDGYWEIKRSNNAIVEEAYKQFNDVLHECRLLNNRAAVVISQTERTLGGKNQPKQYAV, encoded by the exons ATGGAATCAAAGAAAGATAACCAAG AGCCAGACTACACCAAGATCACAGCAGTGCTGCTGAAATCAAGGACTGGTGAATTTGATGTGGAATCCATTCTATTTCTCAAACTAAAAAGTCTCG GAATATGTGATCTGGGATGCATCGGAGAATGTTTAAACCTTGAGAGGCTTGATCTCTCTGGAAATAATATCACAAATTTAGCTCCTCTGGCGTCACTTCGTCTTCTTATTGTTCTTAATGTAGCAGCAAATCGAATTTCCAATATAG AACCCCTCTCCGGCTGTGAAAGTTTACAGAGTCTTAATGTGGCTGGTAACCTCATACCCAG TAATGACAACCTCCTATGCCTTAAGTCCCTAAAAAAGCTGGAGAGTATTCGACTGAAAGATAACACTTATAATTACTCCAATCCAG TCTGCAAAAACCCATCGTATCGGAATATACTTCTGGAAATGTTCCCAAACATCAAAGTGCTTGATG GCGAAAGAGTGGTTGGACGTGGAAGTGACTTATATCAACTATGCAAAGATATTGATGACACCATAAAAG CTGGTATGTATAAAAATGGCCAGCTGCCAGAGATGCCTGACTGCAAGCCGTGGGTCGAAGATGGCTACTGGGAGATAAAAAGATCAAACAACGCTATAGTGGAAGAGGCCTACAAGCAGTTTAATG ATGTTCTTCATGAATGCAGGCTTCTAAACAACAGAGCAGCTGTTGTCATCTCCCAGACAGAGAGGACTTTAGGCGGAAAAAATCAACCAAAGCAGTATGCTGTTTGA